GATAACAAAAGTTAAAGTAAAAACCGGTTGGATAACTTCTGAATACACAGAAATCTTAGAAGGATTAAAAGAAGGAGATATTGTTGCCACAAAGCTAATATTACCAGAGGCTAAGCATTGAGCTTAATAAAACTACAAAATATAATAAAAATATATAAAACAGCCGATATAGAAACACAGGTTTTAAAAGGAGTAAATCTAACAATAGAAGAAGGGGAGTTTGTATGTATAATGGGGGTATCTGGTTCGGGTAAAACAACATTAATGAATATAATCGGTTGTCTTGATACTCCAACATCAGGGAAATATTTTTTTAAAGGAAAAGATATATCATCCTTAGATGATGATACTTTATCTAAAATAAGAAATGAGCATATAGGATTTGTTTTTCAGCAGTTTTATCTAATTCAATATCTAACTGCAAAAGAAAATGTTTTAGTTCCTACATTATACTCTTCAAAAGATGTTCCAGAAGATAGAGCTATATTTCTTCTTGAAAAGGTAGGAATGAAAGATAAGATAAACCTAAAACCATCTCAGCTTTCAGGAGGACAACAACAACGGGTAGCAATTGCAAGGGCTTTAATAAATGACCCTGAACTTATAATAGCAGATGAGCCAACCGGCGCATTAGACAGAAAAACGGCATTTGAGATAATGGATATATTTAGTAGTTTAAATAAAGAAGGCAAAACAATAATAATGGTAACCCATGACCCTGAAATAGCAAAATATGCAAGAAGGATTATCTATATAGAGGATGGAAATATTAGATATTAATCTATCTTTAAAAATCCTGTTTCATCTAAGAATGTTAAGCTATCATAATCGGTTAAATCAAGTTTGATAGGGGTTATTGATACAAAACCATTTTTTATGGCTGTATAATCTGTTCCGGATTCACATTCTTCAAATAAAGCTTCTTCTCCACCTATCCACC
This region of Venenivibrio stagnispumantis genomic DNA includes:
- a CDS encoding ABC transporter ATP-binding protein → MSLIKLQNIIKIYKTADIETQVLKGVNLTIEEGEFVCIMGVSGSGKTTLMNIIGCLDTPTSGKYFFKGKDISSLDDDTLSKIRNEHIGFVFQQFYLIQYLTAKENVLVPTLYSSKDVPEDRAIFLLEKVGMKDKINLKPSQLSGGQQQRVAIARALINDPELIIADEPTGALDRKTAFEIMDIFSSLNKEGKTIIMVTHDPEIAKYARRIIYIEDGNIRY